Within Flagellimonas maritima, the genomic segment TAACGGTCAGGTATATAGGTAGCAACATTGGGGTATTGTTCCAAAAGATAGGATGATAGCAATGCGACTGATGTTGTCCCGTCCACATCATAATCTCCATAAACCAAAATGTTTTCATTGTTAGCCATGGCCGATTCAATCCGTGCTACCGCTTTATCCATATCCTTCATCAAAAATGGGTCGTGCAGATGGGAAAGTTGTGGGCGAAAGAATGATTTCGCTTCATCGTAGGTAGTTATTCCTCTTTGTAGTAACAATTGTGCCACCAATCCATCAACCTTCAAATCTTTGGAAAGTTGGTCAATGTTTTTTTGAGCAGGTTTGGGCTTTATGGTCCAGCGCATGGTTCTAAAGTTCAAGTGCAAGTTTTAAGTTCAAACTCAAGGCTAAAGTTCAAAATTTACTTTTGTTTTTAATGATGGTTGCAAAAATCTTAATTAATTGTTCTATCTCGTCGAGTAATTTTATCCGTACTTCCTCGGAGCCATAATGAATTTTACTCATAATTCTTAGGTTTACCCTCGACTCTTTTAGTTCTTTTAGTGCTAGTGAAAGCTTATAAATATAGTCTCTATCCGAGTTTGTTCCTTGCGCCTCACCAAAATTAAGTGCTGAGCTACCACCAGACCTTAACAATTGGTTTCCATAGTATTGACCCATAAAATCATTGGGTAATTCTTTACAAAAAAGGGCTATATCTGCCGCAAACGATACTAATCTATCTTCTAGGTCAAACTTTCTATTTTTCATATGTTCTACGAAAAACAAGCTTGGGTTTGAGCTTGAACTTGAACTTGTATTTAGGTTTTCAGCTTGGGTTTGAGCTTGAAAAATATATTTGAATAGTTACAAAGCTTATAAATATTTATGAATCTGCATAGTTTCTAAACTTGCGCTTTGAAATTGTACTTGAAATTTGAGCTTGAACTTAAAACTTGTATTTGAACTTTGAGTTTGTATTTGTGTTTATCCATGAAAAACCGTCTTAATCTCCAACTCCGCGAACTGTCTGAACATTTCCATAACACCACAATATTTTTCTACGGATAGGTCAATAGCTTTTTGTAATTTCTCTTGATTCAGATTTGCACCGTGAAAGTGGTATTCTATAGTTACGGTATCATAATACTTAGGGTGCTCATCAGTTAAGTTGGCGATAGTTTCAATATGAAACCCGTCCACTTCCAATTTCATTTTTTTAATGAGCGAGGCAACATCCAAACCCGAGCAACCGGCCAAAGAAGATAGCATCAGTGCCTTTGGACGATAGCCATCACCCTTTCCCCCGTCTTCTGGGCTTGCGTCGATTCTCAATGTTTGGCCCGAAGGATTATTACTTTCGAAGGCCATTTCCCCCAGCCATTTGGTAGTGATATGATTTGTCATGATGTCAAATTTTTGTTTCTTGTAGCTTCCAAAAATACAATTAATACATACATCTATGGCATTGGTAAACCCGCTTGATCCCAAACATGATTTAGAGACTAAAAAATTGGCCGAATTCTTTAATGAGACGTTGGGCTTTTGTCCTAACTCCATCTTAACGATGCAACACAGGCCCGCTATTTCTAAGGGATTTATCAATCTCAATAAGGCAGTCATGGCCAATGAAGGTAGGGTTACCTCAGCGTTAAAGCGCATGATTGCATGGGTAAGCAGCAATGCCACGGGATGTCGTTATTGCCAAGCACATGCCATTAGGGCTGCAGAGCGCTATGGCGCAGAGCAGGAACAGTTGGACAACATTTGGGAGTACCGAACCCACCCTGCTTTCTCTGAAGCTGAACGTGCAGCTTTGGATTTTTCCCTCGCCGCCTCCCAAGTTCCAAATGCTGTGGATACAGAAATCAAAGCAAGACTCTACGAATATTGGAACGAAGGTGAAATTGTGGAGATGCTCGGTGTAATTTCCTTGTTTGGTTATTTAAACCGCTGGAACGATTCTATGGGTACCTCTATCGAGGAAGGTGCCATAGAAAGTGGAGTACAGTATTTGGGAAAACATGGTTGGGAAGAAGGGAAACATGATGGGAGTAGCTATTAGATTATAGACGTTAGACCGCTTCGCTTTTAGATTTTTCGATTTCTTGATCTACATCAAGTTTTGTTGCAATGCTAACCGTGAACTTTGCCAAAAAACAAACATATGGCAGCATTGGTGCTCACATCGGAAAATCAAATTCAGCGATTAAATCATATTCTAAACACTGTAAAAAAGCATCAAACCTTAGATTTAACTACGCTAAAAACACCCCCTAACCCACAAGCCTGGAACATTGTTGAAGTTATTGCACACCTTAATATTGCCTATGGCAAGTATGTTGAGAAAATAAATGATGCCCTGGCGAAGTCGGCAGATATTGAAAAAGAATCTGAAGGGTTTAAGGCAAGGCGTTGGCAAAAGTTTGTTTTTGAAGGACAACGACCTAAAAATGGAGTCAGAAAAATGAAAATGAAAACGATGAAACGTTTTGAGCCTTTATTGGATAAGACTGAATTGACGGAAGAAAAAATAGATGAGGTATTCGATGAATTTTTTGACCTGCACAACCATTTTAAGCAATCTATCTTAAAAAGCAGGAACAAAGATGTGACCAAAATCAAGATTACATCGGCAATTGGTCCCATTGTAAAATTCTATCTTCCCGAAGCTTTTGAATTTTTGCTCTGTCATTTGGAGCGGCACATGGTACAGATCGATGAAATTCTGGCGTAATACGTTTTCATTTTTCTACTTTCAGTTTTCATTGACTATAGTCGATATTAGCTATTTTTAGATACCCTATAGTCTGAGTCCATGAATGATGAAACTTTTCTTCGCTTAAAGTGTTTTTTTTCAGCTGTTACGTTTACGCAAGAACAAGAAAATTATTTTAGGTCACTTTGGTCTTGCAAGACATTTGACCAATATGATTTAATTACCGAGGCGGGCAATACCGAACGCTACTTTTATTTTGTGCTCGAAGGGGTGCAGGCCATCTATATTCTAAATGAAAAAGGAGAGAAAGTTGTTTTGGGATTTTCCTATTCTGGAAGCCCTTCCGGAGTTTTTGATTCTTTTATTTCCAAGCAACAGTCCTCTACTTTTTTGGAAGCGCTAAAACCTTCAAAATTGCTTGGTATCACATTGACCGATTATCAGGGGTTATTTGAAAAGATTCCCGACTTCAACATCTGGGGGCGTTTGTTTTTTCAAAATATATTATTTGGGCGTTTACATCGGGAAGTGGAACTTTTGACCCTATCCGCCGAGCAGCGTTATGTCGCTTTCATGCAACGTTGTCCAGAAGAATTGAAAGTAATTCCCCAAAAATATTTGGCCTCTTATTTAAATATGAAACCAGAAACATTTAGCAGACTTCGCGCTTCAATAAATTACTAATTTAATGGAACTTCTTGGACAGCTATTGTTGAACTAGGTTAATATTGACATAGATTAAAGTACGTGAGTGCGTTAAAAAACCCCTACTTTGTAGTCATATTTGTATTTTGTCCAGTATGAAAATCATTCTTAAGCTTTTAAAAAATATATACAAAAATGCTCTTAAGAGCATTGCTTTCTACCCTATTCTAATAAGTGCCTGCTTTTTCTTTTTTGCCATTTTTTGTCTATCCATTGAAAACTGGGATGTTGTAATTTCCATAAAGGAAGAGGTTCCTTTTCTATTTATTCAAGATTATGAGACTGCACGATTAATATTGTCAACTTTTATAGGGGGGATTATTTCCTTGACCGTTTTTAGCTTTTCAATGGTCATGGTGGTTTTGGGTCAAGCCTCATCAAATTTCTCGCCTAGGCTTCTACCAGGACTGGTTTCCAATAAGAAAAACCAGATGATTTTGGGCGTATATATCGGTACGCTCTTGTATTGTATCATTATTCTTATTTCTTTAGGGGCTTATGGGGTAGATTCCAATTCACTTGGGCTTTCCACTATGTTCTCGGCCATTTTTGGTGTGGTTTGTATCGTTCTTTTTGTGTATTTCATTCATCATATTTCAAAAGCCATACAAATTCACAATATCATAGATCGCATATTTAAAAGGAGTGAAACAATATTGCAGTTGGAACACGCAGAATTTAAAGGAAATAAAACTGGGTTGAAATATATAAATGTGGAGGGTTCTTCGGAAATAAAAAGCGAACGTTCAGGTTATTTTCGTGGTTTTGATATCGATTTGATGGAAGAATCAATCAAAAAACAAAACAATCAGATTACTATTGTTCCTTATGTCAATCAACATATTTGGGAGGGAATGACCATTTTAAAGTTAAAGAACCCAACCTCAGATGAAGAATTGGAAAACCTGATGCTCTGTATTCATATATCTTCCAATAGACATGCAGGAAATAATGCAATTGGTGGATTGATTGAATTGATGGAAATTGCGGTCAAAGCTATGTCTCCTGGAATAAACGATCCCGGAACAGCAATAGATGCCATAAACAAACTTGGTATTTTACTGGCTAAATTAATGCAACTTCCCCCGCACACCTCTGAACTCATTGCCAGTGGGCATTGTACTCTTTTACAAAACAATATTCCCGCAAAGGAGCTTATGCGAATTTTGATCCAACCGATACGTTTGTACAGCAAGCACGATAATGCGGTTGTTCTTGAACTGATCGGGGCCCTAAAATTTGCAAAAAACGGTACTGGGGTTTCTTCGGAAAATTCAGGTGCGATAGTCTCAGAATTGAAAGCTCTTAAAATGGACGTTAAAAAAAGCATTGAAAATAGACTCGATAGAAAAAGATTGCTTTCTCTTTTGGATGAAGAGCTTGCCTAAAACTCGATTGCTGAATGTTTCCTAAACATCTTGGCCAGTAACCAGTATTTTTGAAATCTGTTCTTTCAATTTGGGTAAAACCTCAATCTCGAACCAAGGATTTTTTGAGCGCCAAAACCGATTTACTGGTGAAGGATGTGGTAAAGGAAAATAATTGGGCAAAAATTCTTGATGGTTTGCCACGTTTTCAGTTAGATTCTTCTTTGAGCTTTTTTTTAAGTAAGCATCTTGGGCATACTTTCCAATTAAAAGTATAATCTGCACTTCTTTCAACTGTGACCAAACTAAATTATGCCAAAGCGGCGCACATTCTTTTCGCGGTGGCAAATCCCCTGTTTTTCCCTTTCCTGGATAGCAGAAGCCCATAGGAAGAATGGCGAAATTATCTTCATCATAAAATTCCTTTTCATCGACACCAAGCCAATCCCGAAGGGCTCTTCCACTTGGGTCGTCCCAAGGTTTATGGTGAACGTGCGCCAATCGACCTGGAGCTTGGCTCAATAGAACAATTTTAGACTTTGCAGAAAAAGAAACTATGGGTCTAGGTCCTAAGGGAAGGTGTTCTTTGCAGACTTCACATTTTCTAATATTGGTTAAAAGTTCCTGCATAGCTAGGTGGTTACAATTGTTTTTAAGAGGTATATAGTGAGCATTCCCCAAAAAGTCCCCGTAGCCATGCTCAAAATAGCCAAGACAATGGCATGCGGCATCCATTTTTTTTGATAAGCTGCTGTTACCGCAGGTGCTGTTGCTATTCCGCCAACATTTGCCATACTGGCTATGGGAACCCAGGCCATATGTATATTCATAAGTTTAGCTACCAACATCATAAAAACAAAATGACCCAAAAGCCAAATAATTAAAAAACCAAAAAATGACATATCGAAGCCCAAGGTTTCAAAACGGAGTTTTAATCCCAAAATGGCCATTACCCCTAAAATTAAGATTCCGCCTGCCTTTAGTGAAAATTTAAAATTCCATTTTGGAACAAAGTTTCCCAAAGCCAACCCAAAAACAGAAAGCAAAACAACCTGCGCTACAAAACTTTCAATTATCCAATTTGCCAAAAAGACAACTGCCAATAAAATAAGTATTGTCAACCCTTTTGAAATTGGTTTTTTTGTATCTGTCCGTATTTCCTCCGGCAGTTCTTTATCAGTGATCTTAAAAAAGGTGTTTATTCGATTGCTTTTTTTGATAAATTGAAACATAAGAATTGTCCAGATATTCACAAGAATATTATCCATTACCAAAACGGAAAGAAAGATTGATTCAGGACATTCCACCAATTCCTTTAATACCAATTGACTAGTGCTGCCTCCTATCCAACTGCCAACAATGGGCGGAATCCCCTTCCAAAAACCATTGGCCGTAAGCGTCTCCGATACCAAAACCGTTTCTGAAAAGCCAAACAAAAAGACCACTGGAAAAAGAGCTATGAAAATTGACCCAGAGACAAAAAGAAGAATCGGCTTGTACCCTATGGCCTTCAATTGCCCCAAAGATAGACTCGCCATGACCGAAATAATGGTCAATGGGATAAAGAAGCTCTTACTGTATTCATGTATGCCAGCTTGAGAAAAGTCATGGTTCAATAAAAATGATGTTACCGCTGGAATCAAATATGCCAAAAGAATTGCCGGCACCCAATCAAAAACAGACTTTATGTATTTGTTTTCCCAACGGTCGAGAAAGTAAACCAATGTTACTGTAAAGAGCGTAATCAACCACGGAATCAAGGTCATAATATTGGATTGGCGAACTAAATATAGCTTTTATTTATTTCCGCCTACCACAATTACAAATTCCCCTTTTGGAGGTTTTTCTTCAAAATATTGCAGTACTTCGGCAACGGTTCCCCTCATGTTTTCTTCATATAACTTGGTCAATTCGCGAGACACTGAAATTGGTCGGTCCTGTCCAAAATATTCTGCAAAGTGCGTAAGGGTCTTAATTAATTTATGCGGGGATTCATAAAATACCATCGTCTTTGTTTCTTCCGCCAATGATTGTAATCTTGTTTGCCTACCTTTTTTTAAGGGTAAAAATCCTTCAAATACAAAACGGTCATTTGGAAGTCCACTATTGACGAGCGCGGGAACAAAGGCAGTGGCGCCCGGAAGGCATTCCACCTCAATATTGCTTTCAATACAAGCTCTTGTCAACAAGAACCCTGGATCTGAGATTGCAGGTGTTCCTGCATCCGAAATTAATGCAAAAATGCTGCCTCCCAGTAATTTTCTTACGAGCGAATCTATTTGTTGGTGCTCATTGTGCATATGGTGGCTTTGTAGTGGTGTTGTTATTTCATAATGCTTTAAAAGCTTCCCACTATTTCGCGTGTCTTCTGCAAGAATTAAATCAACTTCTTTCAGGGTTTTGATTGCCCTAAAGGTGATATCATCAAGATTTCCTATTGGAGTAGGTACCAAAAATAATTTTCCCATAAACCAAAGTTACGGTCTTACTTCTTTACCTGAGAAGTAGGATGTCAACACAAAAAGGATTGCTAGCACAGCTCCCATGTGTTCCCCATCGCTTATCATGTAATGCGCAAAAAATGCTAGCAAAGAGTTAAAGAAAAATCCTGCGTAGGCCCACTCTTTCAGCCATTTGGAAAAATTTCCCCAAATAGTAATCAATCCTAGAATTTTGGCTGTCGCCATTGGATAAATCAGATACGTTGGATATCCCATATTTTCAAAAAATCCTCGTATCATTTCATGGTTGAAAAGGTAATTATAAACGGAGAAAAGCATGATGGCCGTCAATAGAACCGTTGATACCCAAAAAAGAATTTTTTTCAGTTTCATACTTGCTCTTTAAGGTTGTTGTAACCTTAAAAGTATAAAAAGTAATTGGGATGTGTATTAATCATGCAAACCTGCGTTCTACCAAAGCCATAAAACGTGCTTCATATTCTTCCTTGCCTTCCCAATTTTTATATTCCGGTTTTACCATATTTTCAATAAAGGCAATGGACCGTTCTTCCGTGTCAATACCATTTAATTGTGAAAGAACACGGGCATATTCTTCCATATTGCCATTGAACAGATGTTTTACAAAAGCAAGTTTATCGTTGAGACCGATTTGAAGATCCTTGACGTATTTATCATTCAAGGATTTTGGTCCATTTTTCGTCTGCGTATCTGTTTCCCTGGAAGGAGAAAGTATTTCCCTATCATTCTTTACGAATTCAGGTTGTGCCACAAATTCTTTAAAAACATGTTCCACCGCAATATCGGCTGGCATTTCAGAAATCATATCCTTGATCGTATCCATACCAGGTATGATAATATCCTCTTCGTGCGGATTACTTTCGGGTACGGTAATATTTTCATTGAGTACCGCATTTGCCATTTTCTCAAATCGTGATGCAATTACATTTTTCGATACATCAACTTCAACGTCGCTCAATTTTTCGTCTATGAATTTTAATACCGCCAATTTTTCATAGATTTCCCTTGCATTGTTATAAAGCTTTGTCAGATCCTTGTCTTCTCTTGTTGTAATGATGTCCGTGGACAATTTTATCAACTCCTCCCTTAATTTTCTTATCATCGCTATAAATCTTTACAATAAAAATAAAATCAATTTTTGTATGCCACTACGAACAAAAGGTTAAATTTTAATCGTAAATCAAGGCATATTTTTTTAGTAGTTTTGTGCTTTCTTTTAATCAAACGAGAAAACTACACAATTTCGTTTAAAAATACGGTATGTTTCTTGAAAACACGGTAAATCCTAAAGAACAATTTGGCTGGATAGAAGTTATCTGTGGCTCTATGTTCTCTGGAAAGACCGAAGAACTTATCAGAAGGTTAAAGCGCGCCCAGTTTGCAAAGCAAAAAGTAGAAATTTTTAAACCTATTGTCGACACTCGCTATCATGAAGACATGGTTGTCTCCCACGATGCCAACGAAATCAGGTCAACACCTGTTCCCGCTGCGGCGAACATTAGGTTGCTTGCAGATGATTGTGATGTAATTGGGATTGACGAGGCACAGTTTTTTGATGATGAAATCGTTACGGTCTGCAACGATTTGGCCAATCGCGGAATTCGTGTGCTGGTCGCAGGGCTCGATATGGATTTTAAAGGAAACCCCTTTGGACCAATGCCAGCATTGATGGCTACAGCAGAATATGTTACCAAAGTGCATGCTGTATGCACTCGAACAGGCAATCTGGCCAATTACAGTTTTAGAAAATCCGACGATGATAAATTGGTTTTACTTGGCGAAACTGAAGAATACGAACCTTTGAGCAGAGCGGCATTCTATAAAGCCATGCTCAAGGATAAAGTAAGCCAAATGGATGTGGATGCAGAGGAAGTAGATGGCGAAAATAAAGCGACCAATGGATAAGATTGGCGAAACCACCTTGCTGATCGATTTGGCGGCATTAGAACATAACTACCGCTTTTTAAAAACCAAATTAGCAGCCCAAACCAAATTCTTGGCAGTCGTAAAAGCTTTTGCCTATGGTAATGATATGGTTGTCATTGCAAAAAAAATGCAGGCTTTAGGAACTGATTATTTTGCTGTAGCATATGTTAAAGAAGGTATTTTGTTAAGAGAAGCTGGCATTACAGCACCTATTCTAATATTACACCCACAACCTGTAAATTTTAGTGAAACCATTGAGCACTGTTTGGAACCCAGTTTGTATTCACCAAAAATCCTTCACAGTTTTTTAAAAGTTGCCGAAGAAAAAAATCAAACCGATTATCCCGTTCATATCAAATTCAATACGGGGTTGAACCGTTTGGGTTTTTTGAAAAACGATATTGATTTTATTGCGGACAAATTGAAAAATACAAAAGCGTTGAAGGTTGCTTCAATTTTCTCACATCTGGCTGCTTCTGAAGACCTTTCCGAAAAAGCATTTAGTCAAAAGCAGATAGCCGGTTTCAATAACATCAGTAACAAACTGAAGCAAAAGTTAGGGTATTCCCCATTCCGGCATATTTTAAATACATCAGGAATCTTAAATTATCCTGAAGCTCAATTTGAAATGGTTCGAAGCGGTATTGGACTATACGGTTATGGTAACGACAAAATATTTGAAGAACAACTTAAGCCAGTGGCCTCTTTAAAAACCATTATTTCACAAATCCATGAGATAGCGCCGAACGAAAGTGTTGGTTATAACAGGGCCTTTACATCCAAAAACTATAGGAGAACTGCAACCTTGCCTCTTGGCCATGCCGATGGTATCGGCCGACAATATGGAAATAAAAGAGGCCATGTTAACATCAATGGAAAATCAGCTCCTATTATTGGCAACGTTTGCATGGATATGATTATGATAGATGTTACAGGCATTGATTGTGAGGAGGGCGACGAGGTCTTGATTTTCGGACCAAATAAATCGGCAGAAGATTTTGCTGCTTCTGCGAATACTATTTCATACGAAATCCTGACCGCAATTTCACCAAGAGTCAAAAGAGTTGTTACGAACCTGTAATTTTACAGTTTCTATTGGCGTCAATCCCTTTTTTAATTAAATTGTAGCACATTAACCAGTTAAACTATAAAACTATGTTGAAAGAATTCAAAGAATTCGCAATGAAAGGAAACTTGGTGGATATCGCCGTAGGTTTCGTTATGGGTGCCGCATTTAACAAGGTCGTTGCATCATTTACAGGAGGAATAGTTTCTCCGTTGATAGGTCTTCTTTTCAATGCGGACTTTAAAGATTTGAAATATGTGATAAAAGAAGGAACAATGAACGACGCTGGTGAAAAAGTGGGCGAAGTTGCTGTACTATATGGCGATTTTTTGACCAATGTCATTGATTTCATCATTGTAGCGTTTGTAATGTTCATGATTGTAAAGGGCGTGAACAGAATGAAGAAAAAAGAGGAGCCTGCTCCCGAAGCTCCAGCTGGTCCAACACAAGAAGAATTACTTGCCGATATAAGAGATCTATTGAGGCAACAAAAATAGTAGGTCTATAAAATTGGGCTACCGCTACATCATAATTTAATTTTAAAGACCGTCATTCCGTTTCGCTAAAGGATTGACGGTTGTTTTATTTACAACAATTTGTTGTATTTTAATTTTGATGATTGTTTTTGCTTGTCAGTTTAAAATTGAGAATTACCTTTGAGGCTTCAAACAAAATTAAATGAAAGTAGCAGTTGTTGGGGCCACAGGAATGGTAGGTGAGGTAATGTTAAAGATTTTGACTGAGCGTAATTTTCCAATTACGGATTTGTTGTTGGTTGCTTCTGAGCGTTCCGTTGGTAAAAAACTAATTTTTAAAGACAAGGAGCATACGGTAATTAGCCTTGCTGATGCCGTAGCTGCCCTACCGGATATTGCTATTTTTTCTGCAGGAGGTGACACTTCGTTGGAGTGGGCTCCCAAATTTGCAGAAGCTGGTGCTACAGTAATCGACAATTCATCCGCTTGGCGAATGGATTCAACTAAAAAATTGGTTGTCCCAGAAATCAATGCCAATCAATTAACAGCTGATGATAAAATTATTGCTAACCCAAATTGTTCTACCATTCAAATGGTGTTGGCGTTGCATCCACTGCATAAAAAATACCAAATGAAGCGTGTGGTGGTTTCTACCTACCAGTCTGTCTCAGGAACAGGTGTAAAAGCAGTTCAACAGTTGGAAAACGAAATAGCTGGCATTCAGGGTGAAATGGCCTATCCATACCCTATTGGAAAAAATGCATTGCCGCACTGTGATGTGTTTTTGGAAAATGGTTATACCAAAGAAGAGATGAAATTGGCTCGAGAACCACAAAAAATATTGGATGACCGTACTTTTTCAGTCTCGGCGACCGCAGTTCGAATTCCAACCGCTGGTGGTCATTCAGAAGCCGTAAATGTTGAATTTCATAATGATTTCGATTTGAGCGAAGTAAGAAAGTTGCTGAGTGAAACTCCCGGTATCACTGTACAGGACAATCCAGATACCAATACCTATCCCATGCCTATGTATGCACACGGTAAAGATGATGTTTTTGTAGGTCGTATCCGTAGAGACGAGACCCAACCAAATACCTTGAATATGTGGGTCGTTTCAGATAATCTCAGAAAAGGAGCCGCTACCAATGCCGTTCAGATTGCAGAATATTTGGTGGAAAACAATCTTATTAAAAACAACAAACCCGCAATTTCTTAAAATACGTTAAAGCTTTTGTTATATCCTAGAAATCACTGGTTTTTGCACTATTTTTAACAAAATCAATCTGGAAAAAATGCAAAAATTAAGTCTTTTCGCGGCCGTACTGGTTATCGCCGCCTGTGAAACTACCACTAAAAGAGAACCCATTGTTGTGAACTATCCCGTTACCGAAAAAGTTGATACCATTGATACCTATTTTGGGACTGAGGTCAAAGATTCCTATCGCTGGTTGGAAGATGACCGAAGTACAGAAACCGAAGCTTGGGTAAAAGAGCAAAACGCCACTACGTTCGGCTACCTTGATAAAATCCCTTTCAGAGAGGATTTAAAAAATAGACTGGAAAAACTTTGGAACTACGAAAAATTAGGATCTCCATTTGTAGAAGGGGACTACACCTATTTTTATAAAAACAACGGATTACAAAACCAATATGTAGTCTATAGAAAAAAAGAAGGCGAAGAGGAAACGATTTTTCTTGACCCCAATACTTTTTCTGATGATGGCACCACATCTTTGATGGGATTGCGATTCACCAAAGATGGCTCAAAAGCGGCTTATTTGATTTCTGAAGGAGGGAGCGATTGGCGCAAAGGCATTGTAATCAACACAGAGGACATGGAGATTGTAGAAGACACTTTGGTGGATATTAAATTTAGTGGGGTTTCATGGAAAGGAAATGATGGTTTCTTCTATTCCAGTTATGACAAACCTGAAGGGAGCGAACTTTCTGCCAAAACAGACCAGCATAAACTATACTATCATGAACTGGGAACACCTCAATCAGAAGATAAATTAATTTTTGGTGGAACGCCAGAAGAAAAACACCGTTATGTTCAAGGTTATGTCTCAGAAGATGAAGGATATTTGTTCATCTCTGCTTCTACCTCAACTTCGGGCAACAAATTGTTCTTAAAAGACCTTACGCGACCAGATAGCGATTTGGTCATTATTCTGGACGATACCGATTCGGACACTTACGTGATTGACAATGAGGGTTCCAAACTGTTTTTGGTTACCAACAGGGACGCGCCCAACAAGAAAATCGTTGTAACGGATGCTGCCAACCCAACATCTGACAACTGGAAGGATTTAATACCGGAAACTGAAAATGTATTAACGGCAGGAACCGGCGGAGGTTACTTTTTTACGGAGTATATGGTAGATGCCATTTCCAAAGTTTTACAATACGATTATGATGGCAAATTGGTGCGCGAAGTACAATTGCCCGGAGTAGGAAGTGCCA encodes:
- a CDS encoding DUF819 family protein is translated as MTLIPWLITLFTVTLVYFLDRWENKYIKSVFDWVPAILLAYLIPAVTSFLLNHDFSQAGIHEYSKSFFIPLTIISVMASLSLGQLKAIGYKPILLFVSGSIFIALFPVVFLFGFSETVLVSETLTANGFWKGIPPIVGSWIGGSTSQLVLKELVECPESIFLSVLVMDNILVNIWTILMFQFIKKSNRINTFFKITDKELPEEIRTDTKKPISKGLTILILLAVVFLANWIIESFVAQVVLLSVFGLALGNFVPKWNFKFSLKAGGILILGVMAILGLKLRFETLGFDMSFFGFLIIWLLGHFVFMMLVAKLMNIHMAWVPIASMANVGGIATAPAVTAAYQKKWMPHAIVLAILSMATGTFWGMLTIYLLKTIVTT
- a CDS encoding OsmC family protein, with the translated sequence MTNHITTKWLGEMAFESNNPSGQTLRIDASPEDGGKGDGYRPKALMLSSLAGCSGLDVASLIKKMKLEVDGFHIETIANLTDEHPKYYDTVTIEYHFHGANLNQEKLQKAIDLSVEKYCGVMEMFRQFAELEIKTVFHG
- a CDS encoding DoxX family protein; translation: MKLKKILFWVSTVLLTAIMLFSVYNYLFNHEMIRGFFENMGYPTYLIYPMATAKILGLITIWGNFSKWLKEWAYAGFFFNSLLAFFAHYMISDGEHMGAVLAILFVLTSYFSGKEVRP
- a CDS encoding Crp/Fnr family transcriptional regulator, whose protein sequence is MNDETFLRLKCFFSAVTFTQEQENYFRSLWSCKTFDQYDLITEAGNTERYFYFVLEGVQAIYILNEKGEKVVLGFSYSGSPSGVFDSFISKQQSSTFLEALKPSKLLGITLTDYQGLFEKIPDFNIWGRLFFQNILFGRLHREVELLTLSAEQRYVAFMQRCPEELKVIPQKYLASYLNMKPETFSRLRASINY
- a CDS encoding four helix bundle protein yields the protein MKNRKFDLEDRLVSFAADIALFCKELPNDFMGQYYGNQLLRSGGSSALNFGEAQGTNSDRDYIYKLSLALKELKESRVNLRIMSKIHYGSEEVRIKLLDEIEQLIKIFATIIKNKSKF
- a CDS encoding DinB family protein, whose protein sequence is MPKNKHMAALVLTSENQIQRLNHILNTVKKHQTLDLTTLKTPPNPQAWNIVEVIAHLNIAYGKYVEKINDALAKSADIEKESEGFKARRWQKFVFEGQRPKNGVRKMKMKTMKRFEPLLDKTELTEEKIDEVFDEFFDLHNHFKQSILKSRNKDVTKIKITSAIGPIVKFYLPEAFEFLLCHLERHMVQIDEILA
- a CDS encoding carboxymuconolactone decarboxylase family protein, with amino-acid sequence MALVNPLDPKHDLETKKLAEFFNETLGFCPNSILTMQHRPAISKGFINLNKAVMANEGRVTSALKRMIAWVSSNATGCRYCQAHAIRAAERYGAEQEQLDNIWEYRTHPAFSEAERAALDFSLAASQVPNAVDTEIKARLYEYWNEGEIVEMLGVISLFGYLNRWNDSMGTSIEEGAIESGVQYLGKHGWEEGKHDGSSY
- the rsmI gene encoding 16S rRNA (cytidine(1402)-2'-O)-methyltransferase, producing the protein MGKLFLVPTPIGNLDDITFRAIKTLKEVDLILAEDTRNSGKLLKHYEITTPLQSHHMHNEHQQIDSLVRKLLGGSIFALISDAGTPAISDPGFLLTRACIESNIEVECLPGATAFVPALVNSGLPNDRFVFEGFLPLKKGRQTRLQSLAEETKTMVFYESPHKLIKTLTHFAEYFGQDRPISVSRELTKLYEENMRGTVAEVLQYFEEKPPKGEFVIVVGGNK
- a CDS encoding DUF2254 domain-containing protein, whose amino-acid sequence is MKIILKLLKNIYKNALKSIAFYPILISACFFFFAIFCLSIENWDVVISIKEEVPFLFIQDYETARLILSTFIGGIISLTVFSFSMVMVVLGQASSNFSPRLLPGLVSNKKNQMILGVYIGTLLYCIIILISLGAYGVDSNSLGLSTMFSAIFGVVCIVLFVYFIHHISKAIQIHNIIDRIFKRSETILQLEHAEFKGNKTGLKYINVEGSSEIKSERSGYFRGFDIDLMEESIKKQNNQITIVPYVNQHIWEGMTILKLKNPTSDEELENLMLCIHISSNRHAGNNAIGGLIELMEIAVKAMSPGINDPGTAIDAINKLGILLAKLMQLPPHTSELIASGHCTLLQNNIPAKELMRILIQPIRLYSKHDNAVVLELIGALKFAKNGTGVSSENSGAIVSELKALKMDVKKSIENRLDRKRLLSLLDEELA
- a CDS encoding uracil-DNA glycosylase family protein; the encoded protein is MQELLTNIRKCEVCKEHLPLGPRPIVSFSAKSKIVLLSQAPGRLAHVHHKPWDDPSGRALRDWLGVDEKEFYDEDNFAILPMGFCYPGKGKTGDLPPRKECAPLWHNLVWSQLKEVQIILLIGKYAQDAYLKKSSKKNLTENVANHQEFLPNYFPLPHPSPVNRFWRSKNPWFEIEVLPKLKEQISKILVTGQDV